From the genome of Cytophagales bacterium WSM2-2:
ATTTCCAGGCTTCATTACATACTTTATTGAGGCAGACACCAAATCTTACAGAAATTGTGGAGGCCTTAAATTACCAGGTATTGGATAGCGCCAAGGGAGAGAAGTTCATTACATGTTTTGCTGCTATTTATGACTTGAAACTGAAGACGATGGTTTACATCAATGCAGGTCATAATCCACCCGTCTTCTGTGATCGAAAAGGTATCCGGCTCCTCGAGGAAGGTTCTACCGTCTTGGGAGCGATGCAACCGCTCCCTTTTATCAACGAAGGTTTTCTCACAGACATTGACGACTTCATGTTGTTTGCCTACACAGATGGTCTGACCGAGACCGCCAATGAGAAAGACGAAGAGTTTGGACTTCAATCCCTGATCGATTATCTGAAAGACAATAGCCAAAAAGACCTTAAGACAATTCACCAGGATATCATTGTCAAGCTGGATGGATTCAAAGGTTCAAACGGCTATCGTGATGATATTACGATGCTTTCTTGCCGGGTGCAGTAGAGCTTCAAAATTTCATATTTCAAGTTGCAGATTGGTTGGTGAATCATTGAATTCGTAATTTTAAATCTGCAATCTGCAATGCTTTGAATTTATTCAGGATACCTTTTTTCCTCCCCCGGTTTTTCCCCTCGTTGTTGTGGCGTATCCCGACAACAAGCAAAGAGCTTTACCTTACATTTGATGATGGTCCTGTGCCGGGCCCAACAGAATTTGTTCTGACTGAGTTAAAAAAAGTAAATGCAAAAGCAACTTTCTTTTGCATTGGAGATAATGTACGAAAGCATCCATCCATTTTTGAAAAAGTAATAGCCGATGGTCATGGAATTGGCAATCATACATTTAATCATTTGAAGGGATGGTCGACACCAATTAACCTCTATTTGGACAATGTGGCGTTGTGTGAAAGGCAAATGGCAACTCATCAGCAAAAGACCAACCTTTTTCGTCCACCTTATGGACGCATTTCAACCAGGCAAGTCAAAGCGTTGAAACCAAATTACCGCATCGTCATGTGGGACGTGCTCACTCATGATTATTCAAAAAATATCTCGCGTCAAAATTGCCTGAATGGATCAATCAAAGCCACACGACTCGGATCGATCATCGTGTTTCATGATAGCTTGAAAGCGGAGCGAAATCTTACACACGTGCTGCCTAAATTTCTGGAACATTTTTCTTCTCTTGGATTCGAATTTAAACCGTTACCCCAATGAGCCAAATCAAAATTTTGATAGCGCCTCTTGATTGGGGCCTTGGACACGCCACGCGTTGCGTTCCTGTAATCAATGAATTTCTTCGTCAGGGCTGTG
Proteins encoded in this window:
- a CDS encoding polysaccharide deacetylase, translated to MWRIPTTSKELYLTFDDGPVPGPTEFVLTELKKVNAKATFFCIGDNVRKHPSIFEKVIADGHGIGNHTFNHLKGWSTPINLYLDNVALCERQMATHQQKTNLFRPPYGRISTRQVKALKPNYRIVMWDVLTHDYSKNISRQNCLNGSIKATRLGSIIVFHDSLKAERNLTHVLPKFLEHFSSLGFEFKPLPQ